From the Prunus dulcis chromosome 4, ALMONDv2, whole genome shotgun sequence genome, one window contains:
- the LOC117624758 gene encoding cyclic nucleotide-gated ion channel 4 has protein sequence MRSDQEISRMQAYLTDGETESEEDEEDDQEQEDEEESGSSGNYNCLHSTCSTRRRSPGWSLGQVLDPRAKWVQEWNRVFLLVCATGLIIDPLFFYALSISSNCMCLFVDGWLAITVTVLRCMTDVLHVWNMWLQLKMAKRYSFTAMVGGAGMEGGGANGLRDTSARSVALKYLRSKKGFFFDLFVILPIPQIILWVVIPTLLEKGSVTVVMTVFLMFFFQYLPKIYHSVCLLRRMQNLSGYIFGTVWWGIALNLIAYFVAAHAAGACWYLLGIQRAEKCLKEQCREINGCSLRILSCKNPIYYGATNPLRDRARLAWADNKRAKSTCLENADHYDYGAYSWTVQLVTNDSRLEKILFPIFWGLMTLSTFGNLESSTEWLEVVFNIIVLTSGLLLVTMLIGNIKVFLHATTSKKQAMQLKMRNIEWWMRKRHLPQGFRHRVRNYERQRWAAMRGVDECEMIRNLPEGLRRDIKYHLCLDLVRQVPLFQHMDDLVLENICDRVKSLIFPKGETITREGDPVQRMLFVVRGHLQSSQVLRDGVKSCCMLGPGNFSGDELLSWCLRRPFIERLPPSSSTLVTLETTEAFSLEADDVKYVTQHFRYTFVNEKVKRSARYYSPGWRTWAAVAIQLAWRRYKHRLTLTSLSFIRPRRPLSRCSSLGEDRLRLYTALLTSPKPNDQDDFFY, from the exons ATGCGAAGCGACCAAGAAATTTCCCGCATGCAAGCCTACCTCACAGACGGCGAAACCGAAAGcgaagaagatgaggaagaCGATCAGGaacaagaagatgaggaagaaAGTGGAAGTAGTGGCAACTACAACTGTTTGCACAGCACCTGCAGTACCCGGAGGAGGAGCCCGGGTTGGTCGCTGGGCCAAGTACTTGACCCAAGAGCCAAATGGGTCCAAGAATGGAACAGGGTTTTCCTGCTCGTCTGTGCAACGGGGCTCATCATAGACCCTCTTTTTTTCTACGCCCTGTCGATAAGCAGCAACTGTATGTGCCTGTTTGTGGACGGGTGGCTGGCCATAACGGTGACGGTGCTCCGGTGCATGACGGATGTTTTGCACGTGTGGAACATGTGGCTGCAGCTGAAGATGGCCAAGCGCTACTCCTTCACCGCCATGGTTGGTGGTGCCGGCATGGAAGGTGGAGGAGCCAATGGGCTGCGTGACACAAGTGCAAGGTCTGTGGCTCTCAAGTACTTGAGGTCCAAGAAGGGGTTTTTCTTTGACCTCTTTGTCATTCTCCCCATACCCCAG ATAATATTATGGGTGGTAATTCCTACGCTATTGGAGAAAGGATCAGTGACGGTAGTGATGACAGTGTTCTTGATGTTTTTCTTCCAATATCTCCCAAAGATTTATCACTCTGTTTGCCTCTTGCGTCGAATGCAAAACCTCTCTGGCTACATCTTTGGAACTGTTTGGTGGGGAATTGCACTCAACTTGATTGCTTATTTTGTTGCTGCCCAT GCTGCAGGAGCATGCTGGTACTTGTTAGGGATCCAGAGGGCAGAGAAATGCCTGAAAGAGCAATGCAGAGAAATAAATGGCTGCAGCTTGAGAATATTATCTTGCAAAAACCCTATTTACTATGGAGCAACAAACCCACTGAGAGACAGAGCAAGACTGGCATGGGCTGACAACAAAAGAGCAAAATCTACATGCTTAGAAAACGCAGATCATTACGACTATGGAGCTTATTCATGGACTGTGCAGCTTGTCACAAATGATAGCCGCTTGGAAAAGATACTTTTTCCCATCTTTTGGGGCCTAATGACTCTCAG CACATTCGGGAACTTGGAAAGCTCAACTGAGTGGTTGGAGGTTGTTTTCAACATCATTGTTCTAACCAGTGGGCTCCTTTTGGTCACTATGTTGATAGGAAACATAAAG GTGTTTTTGCATGCGACAACTTCCAAGAAACAAGCAATGCAATTGAAAATGAGGAACATAGAGTGGTGGATGAGGAAGAGGCACTTGCCTCAGGGGTTTAGGCATCGGGTGCGAAACTACGAGCGGCAGCGATGGGCAGCCATGCGTGGTGTCGACGAATGTGAGATGATCAGGAACCTCCCTGAGGGCCTCAGGAGGGACATCAAGTATCATCTCTGCTTGGATTTAGTGAGACAA GTACCATTGTTCCAGCATATGGATGATCTGGTTCTTGAGAATATTTGTGACCGTGTGAAGTCTCTTATATTCCCCAAAGGAGAAACA ATAACCAGAGAGGGAGACCCGgttcaaagaatgctttttGTAGTCAGGGGTCACCTTCAAAGCAGCCAAGTTCTGAGAGATGGTGTGAAAAGTTGCTGCATGTTAGGCCCTGGAAACTTCAGTGGAGATGAGCTCTTGTCATGGTGCCTCAGAAGGCCCTTCATAGAAAGACTGCCACCATCTTCCTCAACCCTAGTCACACTTGAGACCACAGAGGCATTCAGCCTTGAAGCAGACGATGTGAAATATGTGACACAACATTTTCGGTACACATTCGTGAACGAAAAGGTTAAGAGAAGTGCAAGGTACTACTCACCGGGTTGGAGAACTTGGGCTGCTGTGGCAATTCAGTTAGCCTGGAGGAGGTACAAGCACCGGTTAACGCTCACTTCGCTGTCTTTTATAAGGCCTAGGAGACCTCTGTCAAGGTGTTCTTCACTGGGGGAGGACAGGCTGAGATTATATACGGCTTTGTTAACTTCTCCAAAGCCAAATGATcaagatgattttttttattga
- the LOC117626030 gene encoding dynein light chain 2, cytoplasmic: MLEGKAVIVETDMLQTMQQDALVLASKALDVFDVTEATEIGRFIKTEFDKTYGPGWQCIVGTDFSSFVTHCHGCFIYFCLGNLAILLFRGVAGPEAEARQPYAALEAVKA; the protein is encoded by the exons ATGCTAGAAGGCAAGGCAGTCATTGTTGAGACAGACATGCTTCAAACCATGCAGCAGGATGCACTTGTCTTAGCATCGAAAGCCCTCGATGTCTTTGATGTCACTGAGGCCACTGAGATAGGCCGCTTCATTAAAACG gaATTTGACAAGACATATGGACCGGGATGGCAGTGCATTGTAGGAACAGATTTCAGTTCGTTTGTTACACATTGTCATGGCTGTTTCATCTATTTTTGCTTAGGCAACCTTGCAATTTTGCTCTTCAGGGGAGTTGCAGGTCCAGAAGCTGAGGCAAGGCAGCCCTATGCAGCCTTGGAGGCTGTAAAAGCATGA